In Mustela erminea isolate mMusErm1 chromosome 15, mMusErm1.Pri, whole genome shotgun sequence, the following proteins share a genomic window:
- the LOC116574515 gene encoding ral guanine nucleotide dissociation stimulator-like isoform X1, with translation MHLAVDGNFAVGSFREGTIPVRHNGLSKVQTRSWLKPPPRCLRIFRGRRHKNTPEDMVEEVNEEIACSPSSKDKKPHTANRVWRWLRGKNGSTRKRNKTSIVWNTRASSLEAAIDYLVTAVIKQDLNYVYSFLEIYRTFTTTQEVLGLLFARFGCVYSTYDEVSGPQEQCNMAVYSILDMWVERYPGDFVQPPEFPNLHAVLAYLQVNVPGSDLQRRAQLLLPERQRAETTEPEAGATAPAPEPDQDVPREVVPAATLAPAARLGPELAPAIPAAAAHYGLGRPVTPPDPLGPGQMVVRALVHFSATEEPPGLLTFLDDQQGPAHELPPPASVEQAGSAPEENLVIATTRNHVFPIALVALFVFLLFCEYVYNYILDLIK, from the exons ATGCACCTGGCTGTCGATGGAAACTTTGCAGTAGGCTCCTTCAG AGAAGGGACCATCCCTGTCAGGCACAATGGCTTATCTAAGGTCCAAACCAG AAGTTGGCTGAAACCACCCCCCCGATGCCTCAGGATATTTCGAGGGAGACGCCATAAG AACACTCCAGAGGACATGGTGGAGGAGGTGAACGAGGAGATtgcctgctctccttcctccaagGACAAGAAGCCGCACACGGCCAACAGAGTCTGGCGCTGGCTCAGG GGGAAAAATGGCTCAACGAGGAAGAGGAATAAGACCTCGATAGTATGGAACACTCGTGCCAGTTCATTGGAGGCCGCAATAGATTACCTGGTGACTGCTGTCATAAAACAAGATCTAAACTATGTGTACTCGTTTCTGGAAATATACCGCACCTTTACTACCACCCAGGAGGTGCTGGGCCTCCTCTTTGCAAG ATTCGGATGTGTTTACTCCACGTATGACGAGGTCAGCGGACCCCAGGAGCAGTGCAACAT GGCCGTCTATTCCATCCTGGATATGTGGGTGGAAAGGTATCCAGGGGATTTTGTGCAGCCTCCGGAGTTTCCCAACTTGCATGCTGTACTGGCCTACCTGCAGGTCAATGTGCCTGGCTCGGACCTGCAGCGCCGTGCCCAGCTTCTGCTGCCAGAAAGGCAGCGCGCTGAGACCAcagagccagaggctgggg CTACAGCACCGGCCCCAGAGCCAGATCAGGATGTGCCTCGGGAAGTTGTTCCAGCAGCCACTCTGGCACCCGCTGCACGTCTGGGGCCTGAGCTGGCCCCCGCCATCCCTGCTGCGGCAGCTCACTATGGCTTAGGAAGACCAGTGACCCCCCCTGACCCGTTGGGGCCAGGGCAGATGGTCGTCAGGGCCCTCGTTCACTTCTCAGCCACGGAAGAGCCACCTGGCCTTTTGACTTTCCTGGATGACCAGCAGGGTCCTGCCCACGAGCTGCCGCCACCTGCCTCCGTGGAGCAAGCAGGCTCCGCTCCCGAGGAGAACCTCGTGATTGCTACAACCAGAAATCATGTCTTTCCCATCGCCCTCGttgctttatttgtatttcttctgttttgtgaatatgtatataattacatactagatttaattaaataa
- the LOC116574515 gene encoding ral guanine nucleotide dissociation stimulator-like isoform X2, translating into MLESSIFCREGTIPVRHNGLSKVQTRSWLKPPPRCLRIFRGRRHKNTPEDMVEEVNEEIACSPSSKDKKPHTANRVWRWLRGKNGSTRKRNKTSIVWNTRASSLEAAIDYLVTAVIKQDLNYVYSFLEIYRTFTTTQEVLGLLFARFGCVYSTYDEVSGPQEQCNMAVYSILDMWVERYPGDFVQPPEFPNLHAVLAYLQVNVPGSDLQRRAQLLLPERQRAETTEPEAGATAPAPEPDQDVPREVVPAATLAPAARLGPELAPAIPAAAAHYGLGRPVTPPDPLGPGQMVVRALVHFSATEEPPGLLTFLDDQQGPAHELPPPASVEQAGSAPEENLVIATTRNHVFPIALVALFVFLLFCEYVYNYILDLIK; encoded by the exons ATGCTGGAATCATCCATATTTTGCAGAGAAGGGACCATCCCTGTCAGGCACAATGGCTTATCTAAGGTCCAAACCAG AAGTTGGCTGAAACCACCCCCCCGATGCCTCAGGATATTTCGAGGGAGACGCCATAAG AACACTCCAGAGGACATGGTGGAGGAGGTGAACGAGGAGATtgcctgctctccttcctccaagGACAAGAAGCCGCACACGGCCAACAGAGTCTGGCGCTGGCTCAGG GGGAAAAATGGCTCAACGAGGAAGAGGAATAAGACCTCGATAGTATGGAACACTCGTGCCAGTTCATTGGAGGCCGCAATAGATTACCTGGTGACTGCTGTCATAAAACAAGATCTAAACTATGTGTACTCGTTTCTGGAAATATACCGCACCTTTACTACCACCCAGGAGGTGCTGGGCCTCCTCTTTGCAAG ATTCGGATGTGTTTACTCCACGTATGACGAGGTCAGCGGACCCCAGGAGCAGTGCAACAT GGCCGTCTATTCCATCCTGGATATGTGGGTGGAAAGGTATCCAGGGGATTTTGTGCAGCCTCCGGAGTTTCCCAACTTGCATGCTGTACTGGCCTACCTGCAGGTCAATGTGCCTGGCTCGGACCTGCAGCGCCGTGCCCAGCTTCTGCTGCCAGAAAGGCAGCGCGCTGAGACCAcagagccagaggctgggg CTACAGCACCGGCCCCAGAGCCAGATCAGGATGTGCCTCGGGAAGTTGTTCCAGCAGCCACTCTGGCACCCGCTGCACGTCTGGGGCCTGAGCTGGCCCCCGCCATCCCTGCTGCGGCAGCTCACTATGGCTTAGGAAGACCAGTGACCCCCCCTGACCCGTTGGGGCCAGGGCAGATGGTCGTCAGGGCCCTCGTTCACTTCTCAGCCACGGAAGAGCCACCTGGCCTTTTGACTTTCCTGGATGACCAGCAGGGTCCTGCCCACGAGCTGCCGCCACCTGCCTCCGTGGAGCAAGCAGGCTCCGCTCCCGAGGAGAACCTCGTGATTGCTACAACCAGAAATCATGTCTTTCCCATCGCCCTCGttgctttatttgtatttcttctgttttgtgaatatgtatataattacatactagatttaattaaataa